A window of the Gossypium hirsutum isolate 1008001.06 chromosome A05, Gossypium_hirsutum_v2.1, whole genome shotgun sequence genome harbors these coding sequences:
- the LOC107959235 gene encoding uncharacterized protein isoform X3, whose protein sequence is MRRQGQYADSGGNAYVSAQMQHMPAQRMEIKSGQFQGQLEAFTPERDQPYRTPKSDGQWRWERDGSKVSNQMTPKMFNEGKIVSRTLFLSLHGQRPDPNLSLEKQNADLRSRPHDENMEVGYEHNLLPPTLEGLEKKFHDDIMKLAKEQNDAEDAKNSRHREKINAINGQYQEQLTALRARHANRRDEFLRKESLVRQQQYQQAMMDYYPHSNMAPADSLPTGNNPHGYGSGAGSAVVGDGHRGYNSDNFDSYRERSRYLGAARDQGFEPRGSYPGGRAYDNSSRYN, encoded by the exons ATGAGACGACAGGGACAATATGCAGACTCTGGTGGCAATGCATATGTATCTGCTCAGATGCAGCATATGCCTGCACAAAGGATGGAGATCAAGTCTGGTCAATTTCAAGGACAACTAGAAGCATTTACTCCCGAAAGGGATCAACCATATCGAACTCCAAAATCAGATGGCCAGTGGAGGTGGGAAAGAGATGGATCAAAAGTGTCAAACCAAATGACACCCAAAATGTTCAATGAAGGCAAGATTGTCTCTCGGACACTCTTCCTCTCTCTACAT GGCCAGAGGCCAGATCCCAACCTATCTTTAGAAAAACAAAATGCTGATCTCAGATCTCGACCCCATGATGAAAATATGGAAGTTGGCTATGAGCACAATCTTTTGCCACCAACTTTGGAAGGTCTTGAGAAGAAATTCCATGATGACATAATGAAGCTTGCTAAAGAACAGAACGATGCTGAAGATGCCAAAAATAGTAGACATAGAGAG AAAATAAATGCAATCAATGGGCAGTATCAGGAACAGCTAACAGCACTTCGAGCACGGCATGCCAATCGCAGAGATGAGTTCCTACGTAAGGAATCTCTTGTACGCCAACAACAATACCAGCAGGCAATGATGGACTATTATCCTCATAGCAACATGGCTCCAGCTGATAGCTTGCCAACCGGTAATAATCCTCATGGTTACGGTAGCGGTGCGGGTTCCGCTGTTGTTGGAGATGGACATCGAGGGTATAATTCTGATAACTTTGACTCCTACAGAGAGAGGTCTCGATATCTTGGGGCTGCTAGAGATCAGGGGTTTGAACCTAGAGGTTCATACCCGGGGGGGCGTGCCTATGACAACAGTTCACGTTATAACTGA
- the LOC107959236 gene encoding uncharacterized protein — MTRLLTKAPLVKRRTAALSISKDSKMAKKGKKCGEVMGVTAAECTAVCCSCPCSILELLVLALYKIPARLCKKVLRWKKRHLMKKKKRKNQLDLLGPTKCRPTGEELEAELDHMMRKGDPCDCGVDNHDDSCARAVDLEQKMWDRFRGAGFWRSPSQREETPN, encoded by the coding sequence ATGACTCGTCTCTTGACGAAAGCACCGCTGGTGAAACGGAGGACAGCAGCGCTTTCGATATCGAAGGACTCGAAGATGGCCAAGAAAGGGAAGAAATGTGGGGAAGTAATGGGTGTCACCGCGGCGGAGTGCACGGCGGTGTGTTGCTCTTGTCCATGTAGTATCTTAGAGCTGCTTGTTTTGGCCCTTTATAAGATTCCCGCTAGGCTTTGCAAGAAGGTTTTGAGATGGAAGAAGCGACatctgatgaagaagaagaagaggaagaatcAACTAGATTTGTTGGGCCCGACTAAATGCAGGCCCACAGGGGAGGAATTGGAAGCTGAACTCGACCACATGATGAGGAAAGGTGACCCATGTGACTGTGGCGTTGATAATCATGATGATTCCTGCGCCAGAGCCGTTGATCTTGAACAGAAGATGTGGGACCGGTTTCGTGGGGCTGGATTTTGGAGGAGTCCTTCGCAGAGAGAAGAAACACCAAACTAA
- the LOC107959235 gene encoding uncharacterized protein isoform X1 — MRRQGQYADSGGNAYVSAQMQHMPAQRMEIKSGQFQGQLEAFTPERDQPYRTPKSDGQWRWERDGSKVSNQMTPKMFNEEPDVKFVLLEPVAGQVMLPFRVSGQGTDGSRTYFQGQRPDPNLSLEKQNADLRSRPHDENMEVGYEHNLLPPTLEGLEKKFHDDIMKLAKEQNDAEDAKNSRHREKINAINGQYQEQLTALRARHANRRDEFLRKESLVRQQQYQQAMMDYYPHSNMAPADSLPTGNNPHGYGSGAGSAVVGDGHRGYNSDNFDSYRERSRYLGAARDQGFEPRGSYPGGRAYDNSSRYN, encoded by the exons ATGAGACGACAGGGACAATATGCAGACTCTGGTGGCAATGCATATGTATCTGCTCAGATGCAGCATATGCCTGCACAAAGGATGGAGATCAAGTCTGGTCAATTTCAAGGACAACTAGAAGCATTTACTCCCGAAAGGGATCAACCATATCGAACTCCAAAATCAGATGGCCAGTGGAGGTGGGAAAGAGATGGATCAAAAGTGTCAAACCAAATGACACCCAAAATGTTCAATGAAG AACCTGATGTGAAATTTGTTCTTTTAGAGCCTGTGGCAGGCCAAGTCATGTTGCCTTTTAGAGTGTCAG GCCAAGGGACTGATGGATCAAGAACTTATTTCCAGGGCCAGAGGCCAGATCCCAACCTATCTTTAGAAAAACAAAATGCTGATCTCAGATCTCGACCCCATGATGAAAATATGGAAGTTGGCTATGAGCACAATCTTTTGCCACCAACTTTGGAAGGTCTTGAGAAGAAATTCCATGATGACATAATGAAGCTTGCTAAAGAACAGAACGATGCTGAAGATGCCAAAAATAGTAGACATAGAGAG AAAATAAATGCAATCAATGGGCAGTATCAGGAACAGCTAACAGCACTTCGAGCACGGCATGCCAATCGCAGAGATGAGTTCCTACGTAAGGAATCTCTTGTACGCCAACAACAATACCAGCAGGCAATGATGGACTATTATCCTCATAGCAACATGGCTCCAGCTGATAGCTTGCCAACCGGTAATAATCCTCATGGTTACGGTAGCGGTGCGGGTTCCGCTGTTGTTGGAGATGGACATCGAGGGTATAATTCTGATAACTTTGACTCCTACAGAGAGAGGTCTCGATATCTTGGGGCTGCTAGAGATCAGGGGTTTGAACCTAGAGGTTCATACCCGGGGGGGCGTGCCTATGACAACAGTTCACGTTATAACTGA
- the LOC107959238 gene encoding ubiquitin C-terminal hydrolase 12: MTVMTPAPIDQQEDEEMLVPHSDLTDNHQPMEVVSQAENANTVENQKVEDPPSSRFTWKIDNFSRLNTKKHYSDVFVVGGYKWRILIFPKGNNVDHLSMYLDVADSASLPYGWSRYAQFSLAVVNQIHSKYSIRKDTQHQFNAREIDWGFTSFMPLGELYDPCRGYLVNDTLVVEAEVVVRKIVDYWAYDSKKETGYVGLKNQGATCYMNSLLQTLYHIPYFRKAVYHMPTTENDMPSGSIPLALQSLFYKLQYSDSSVATKELTKSFGWDTYDSFMQHDVQELNRVLCEKLEDKMKGTVVEGTIQQLFEGHHMNYIECINVDYKSTRKESFYDLQLDVKGCRDVYASFDKYVEVERLEGDNKYQAEQYGLQDAKKGVLFIDFPPVLQIQLKRFEYDFMRDTMVKINDRYEFPLQLDLDRDDGKYLSPEADRSVRNLYTLHSVLVHSGGVHGGHYYAYIRPTLSDQWYKFDDERVTKEDLKKALEEQYGGEELPQTNPGFNNTPFKFTKYSNAYMLVYIRESDKDKIICNVDEKDIAEHLRERLKKEQEEKEHKKKEKAEAHLYTIIKVARDDDLAEQIGKDICFDLVDHDKVRSFHIQKQMPFNVFKEEVAREFGIPVQFQRFWLWAKRQNHTYRPNRPLIPLEETQSVGALKEVSNKVHNAELKLFLEVELGLDLRPIAPPYKTKEDILLFFKHYDPEKEELRYVGRLFVKSAGKPIEILSRLNKMAGYAPDEEINLYEEIKFEPSVMCEPIDKKITFRASQLEDGDIVCFQKSLPVESTNQYRYPDVPSFLEYVHNRQVVHFRFLEKPKEDDFCLEMSRLYTYDDVVERVAQQLGLDDPTKIRLTSHNCYSQQPKPQPMKYRGVDHLSDMLFHYNQTSDILYFEVLDIPLPELQGLKTLKVAFHHATKDEVVIHTIRLPKQSTVGDVINDLKTKVELSHPDAELRLLEVFYNKIYKIFPPNEKIDNINDQYWTLRAEEIPEEEKNLGPNDRLIHVYHFTKETAQNQMQILNFGEPFFLVIHEGETLAEIKVRIQRKLQVPDEEFAKWKFAFLSLGRPEYLQDSDIVSSRFQRRDVYGAWEQYLGLEHSDNIPKRACAINQNRHTFEKPVKIYN; this comes from the exons ATGACTGTCATGACTCCTGCACCCATCGAT CAACAGGAAGACGAGGAAATGCTCGTGCCACACTCTGATTTGACCGACAATCATCAGCCCATGGAAG TTGTATCACAAGCTGAGAACGCAAATACAGTGGAAAATCAAAAAGTGGAGGATCCTCCTTCGTCAAGATTCACTTGGAAGATTGATAATTTCTCTAGATTAAACACCAAGAAGCATTATTCAGATGTTTTTGTAGTTGGTGGTTATAAATG GCGAATACTGATATTTCCAAAGGGTAACAATGTGGATCATTTGTCCATGTATCTGGATGTTGCTGACTCAGCAAGTTTACCCTATGGGTGGAGTAGATATGCGCAGTTCAGCTTGGCTGTAGTTAATCAAATTCATAGTAAATATTCAATCAGAAAAG ACACACAACACCAGTTTAATGCAAGAGAAATTGATTGGGGTTTTACATCCTTTATGCCCCTTGGTGAGCTATATGATCCTTGCAGAGGGTATCTTGTGAATGACACTTTGGTTGTTGAAGCAGAGGTCGTTGTCCGCAAAATTGTGGATTACTGGGCATATGACTCAAAGAAGGAAACTGGTTATGTTGGACTTAAGAATCAAGGAGCAACATGTTACATGAACTCTCTGCTCCAAACCCTGTATCATATTCCTTACTTCAGGAAG GCAGTTTATCATATGCCTACAACTGAAAACGATATGCCATCTGGAAGTATCCCTCTTGCTCTGCAGAGTTTATTTTACAAACTCCAGTACAGTGACAGTAGTGTTGCAACAAAAGAGCTGACCAAATCTTTTGGATGGGACACATATGATTCTTTCATGCAGCATGATGTTCAAGAACTTAATAGAGTTCTATGTGAAAAACTTGAAGATAAAATGAAG GGTACTGTTGTGGAGGGCACCATACAACAGTTGTTTGAAGGGCATCATATGAACTACATTGAGTGCATTAATGTGGATTATAAATCTACAAGGAAGGAATCATTTTATG ACCTACAGCTTGATGTTAAAGGCTGTCGAGATGTATATGCTTCTTTTGACAAGTATGTTGAAGTTGAACGGCTTGAAGGTGATAATAAATATCAGGCTGAGCAATATGGATTGCAG GATGCTAAGAAGGGTGTGTTGTTCATTGATTTCCCTCCAGTCCTTCAAATTCAGCTTAAACGTTTTGAATATGATTTTATGCGAGATACTATGGTTAAG ATTAATGACCGCTATGAGTTCCCTTTGCAACTTGACCTTGATCGAGATGATGGAAAATACTTATCACCAGAAGCTGATAGGAGTGTTCGGAATCTTTACACACTTCACAG TGTCCTTGTTCATAGTGGTGGAGTGCATGGTGGACATTATTATGCATATATCAGGCCGACTCTTTCTGATCAGTG GTATAAATTTGATGATGAAAGAGTAACCAAAGAAGATTTGAAAAAGGCATTAGAGGAGCAGTATGGTGGGGAAGAG TTACCGCAGACAAACCCAGGGTTCAATAATACTCCTTTTAAATTTACCAAATATTCAAATGCATACATGCTGGTGTATATACGTGAAAGCGACAAAGACAAGATAATATGTAATGTGGATGAGAAGGATATCGCAGAACATCTTAGG gagagattgaagaaagaacaaGAAGAGAAAGAGCATAAAAAGAAAGAGAAGGCAGAGGCACACCTTTACACTATTATAAAG GTTGCTCGAGATGATGATCTTGCAGAGCAGATTGGGAAAGATATATGTTTTGATCTTGTGGATCATGATAAAGTCAGGAGTTTTCATATTCAGAAGCAGATGCCTTTCAATGTGTTTAAG GAAGAGGTTGCTAGAGAGTTTGGCATACCAGTGCAATTTCAGCGATTCTGGTTGTGGGCCAAGCGTCAAAACCATACCTACCGTCCAAACCGACCATTGATACCTTTGGAGGAAACACAATCT GTTGGAGCCTTGAAGGAGGTATCAAATAAGGTTCACAACGCAGAACTGAAGTTGTTCCTGGAAGTtgagcttggactg GATTTACGCCCAATTGCTCCACCATATAAGACAAAGGAAGATATTTTACTTTTCTTCAAGCACTATGATCCTGAGAAAGAAGAGCTTCG CTATGTTGGAAGGCTGTTCGTGAAAAGTGCAGGCAAGCCAATAGAAATTTTGTCCAGATTAAACAAAATGGCAGGGTATGCTCCTGATGAAGAGATCAATCTTTACGAG GAAATAAAGTTTGAGCCCAGTGTTATGTGTGAACCAATTGACAAGAAAATCACGTTTCGTGCTAGCCAG CTTGAGGATGGTGACATTGTTTGCTTTCAAAAGTCTCTCCCTGTTGAAAGTACTAATCAGTACCGCTATCCAGATGTTCCTTCATTTCTGGAATACGTGCATAATCGCCAG GTTGTACACTTTCGTTTTCTGGAAAAACCCAAGGAAGATGATTTCTGTCTGGAGAT GTCAAGGCTTTATACTTATGATGATGTTGTTGAAAGAGTAGCTCAGCAACTTGGTTTGGATGATCCAACTAAAATCAGGCTTACATCACACAACTGTTACTCCCAGCAGCCCAAACCTCAGCCTATGAAGTATCGTGGAGTGGATCATTTGTCTGACATGCTGTTCCACTACAATCAG ACGTCTGATATTTTATACTTTGAAGTATTAGACATCCCTCTGCCAGAACTACAAGGTTTGAAAACGCTGAAGGTAGCATTTCATCATGCTACAAAAGATGAA GTTGTTATCCATACTATTAGGCTTCCAAAACAGAGCACTGTTGGTGATGTGATTAATGATCTTAAGACAAAA GTGGAGTTGTCTCACCCTGATGCAGAATTGAGATTGCTTGAAGTTTTCTATAACAAGATCTACAAG ATTTTCCCACCCAATGAGAAGATTGACAATATAAATGACCAATACTGGACACTACGAGCAGAAGAG ATACCAGAGGAAGAGAAAAATCTTGGTCCAAATGATCGCCTAATTCATGTATACCACTTTACTAAGGAAACAGCTCAGAACCAGATG CAAATTCTGAATTTTGGAGAACCCTTTTTCTTGGTGATTCATGAAGGTGAGACTTTGGCCGAAATAAAAGTCCGTATACAGAGGAAGCTGCAAGTTCCCGATGAGGAGTTTGCCAAG TGGAAGTTTGCATTCCTCTCACTTGGTCGGCCAGAGTACCTTCAAGATTCTGATATTGTATCTAGTCGTTTTCAG AGAAGAGATGTTTACGGTGCTTGGGAGCAGTATCTTGGGTTGGAGCACTCTGACAATATTCCTAAAAGAGCTTGTGCAATTAATCAG AACCGACACACTTTTGAGAAGCCAGTAAAAATCTACAATTAG
- the LOC107959235 gene encoding uncharacterized protein isoform X2, with product MRRQGQYADSGGNAYVSAQMQHMPAQRMEIKSGQFQGQLEAFTPERDQPYRTPKSDGQWRWERDGSKVSNQMTPKMFNEEPVAGQVMLPFRVSGQGTDGSRTYFQGQRPDPNLSLEKQNADLRSRPHDENMEVGYEHNLLPPTLEGLEKKFHDDIMKLAKEQNDAEDAKNSRHREKINAINGQYQEQLTALRARHANRRDEFLRKESLVRQQQYQQAMMDYYPHSNMAPADSLPTGNNPHGYGSGAGSAVVGDGHRGYNSDNFDSYRERSRYLGAARDQGFEPRGSYPGGRAYDNSSRYN from the exons ATGAGACGACAGGGACAATATGCAGACTCTGGTGGCAATGCATATGTATCTGCTCAGATGCAGCATATGCCTGCACAAAGGATGGAGATCAAGTCTGGTCAATTTCAAGGACAACTAGAAGCATTTACTCCCGAAAGGGATCAACCATATCGAACTCCAAAATCAGATGGCCAGTGGAGGTGGGAAAGAGATGGATCAAAAGTGTCAAACCAAATGACACCCAAAATGTTCAATGAAG AGCCTGTGGCAGGCCAAGTCATGTTGCCTTTTAGAGTGTCAG GCCAAGGGACTGATGGATCAAGAACTTATTTCCAGGGCCAGAGGCCAGATCCCAACCTATCTTTAGAAAAACAAAATGCTGATCTCAGATCTCGACCCCATGATGAAAATATGGAAGTTGGCTATGAGCACAATCTTTTGCCACCAACTTTGGAAGGTCTTGAGAAGAAATTCCATGATGACATAATGAAGCTTGCTAAAGAACAGAACGATGCTGAAGATGCCAAAAATAGTAGACATAGAGAG AAAATAAATGCAATCAATGGGCAGTATCAGGAACAGCTAACAGCACTTCGAGCACGGCATGCCAATCGCAGAGATGAGTTCCTACGTAAGGAATCTCTTGTACGCCAACAACAATACCAGCAGGCAATGATGGACTATTATCCTCATAGCAACATGGCTCCAGCTGATAGCTTGCCAACCGGTAATAATCCTCATGGTTACGGTAGCGGTGCGGGTTCCGCTGTTGTTGGAGATGGACATCGAGGGTATAATTCTGATAACTTTGACTCCTACAGAGAGAGGTCTCGATATCTTGGGGCTGCTAGAGATCAGGGGTTTGAACCTAGAGGTTCATACCCGGGGGGGCGTGCCTATGACAACAGTTCACGTTATAACTGA
- the LOC107959234 gene encoding E3 ubiquitin-protein ligase RHF2A, which produces MEGMEDTRSEAHLTSAAAFVEGGIQDACDDACSICLEAFCESNPFTVTSCKHEFHLQCVLEWCQRSSQCPMCWQPISLKDPTSQELLEAVEHERSFRFNPSRNATIFHHPTLGELDLQHLPAGANETELEERIIQHLAAAAAMGRARHITRREGLRNRSSGQARPQFLVFSANPNALSTVPFSSSSPTQREGLPAPAITIDTPSSPGRTVGEESSPSITPIPSAEADQQSTLASGSSVLLVDNQGNSLNNRSPNQSPNSQDRAGPSEFQSFSESLKSRFNAASMRYKESISKSTRGWKERFFSRNTSMSDLGSQVRREVNAGIATVSRMIERLETRDDRTNTATVSNSSEDSSNLESNNHQTSDAGEGTPSIETSAQAPCATSSASK; this is translated from the exons ATGGAG GGCATGGAAGATACCAGGTCGGAGGCGCATTTAACCTCTGCTGCGGCATTTGTGGAAGGTGGAATCCAGGATGCTTGTGATGATGCCTGTAGCATATGCCTTGAAGCATTTTGTGAAAGCAATCCATTCACT GTGACTAGCTGCAAGCACGAGTTTCATCTGCAGTGCGTTCTTGAATG GTGTCAAAGGAGTTCTCAATGTCCCATGTGTTGGCAGCCAATTAGCCTGAAAGATCCAACTAG CCAGGAGTTGCTTGAGGCTGTTGAACATGAAAGGAGTTTTAGGTTCAATCCATCTAGAAATGCAACCATATTCCATCATCCGACTTTGGGGGAACTTGACCTGCAACAT CTGCCTGCGGGGGCAAATGAAACTGAGCTTGAGGAGCGCATAATCCAGCACTTGGCTGCTGCTGCTGCGATGGGGCGAGCGCGTCATATTACAAGGAGGGAAGGTCTGAGGAATAGGTCATCTGGTCAAGCTCGGCCCCAGTTCTTGGTATTTTCAGCTAATCCAAATGCTCTCTCTACTGTCCCTTTCTCTTCATCATCACCAACTCAGAGAGAAGGTTTGCCAGCCCCTGCAATCACCATCGACACTCCATCCTCTCCTGGTAGAACTGTGGGGGAAGAATCCTCACCATCAATTACTCCTATACCTTCTGCTGAAGCTGATCAACAGTCCACATTGGCATCTGGCTCCAGTGTTCTTTTGGTCGATAATCAGGGGAATTCCTTGAACAATAG GTCTCCCAATCAATCTCCTAATAGTCAAGATAGAGCAGGACCTTCAGAATTCCAGTCGTTTTCAGAATCATTAAAATCAAGGTTTAATGCTGCTTCAATGAG ATACAAGGAGTCGATTTCAAAGAGTACAAGGGGGTGGAAAGAGAGGTTTTTCTCTCGCAACACTTCCATGTCAGATCTTGGTTCTCAAGTTAGGAGAGAGGTTAATGCTGGCATTGCAACAGTCTCGCGTATGATAGAGCGTTTAGAAACCAGAGATGATAGAACAAACACGGCTACTGTATCAAACAGTTCGGAAGACAGCTCTAATCTAGAATCAAATAATCACCAGACTTCTGATGCTGGTGAAGGAACTCCCTCAATTGAAACCAGTGCACAAGCTCCATGTGCTACAAGTTCTGCTTCCAAATAA
- the LOC107959235 gene encoding uncharacterized protein isoform X4, whose product MRRQGQYADSGGNAYVSAQMQHMPAQRMEIKSGQFQGQLEAFTPERDQPYRTPKSDGQWRWERDGSKVSNQMTPKMFNEGQGTDGSRTYFQGQRPDPNLSLEKQNADLRSRPHDENMEVGYEHNLLPPTLEGLEKKFHDDIMKLAKEQNDAEDAKNSRHREKINAINGQYQEQLTALRARHANRRDEFLRKESLVRQQQYQQAMMDYYPHSNMAPADSLPTGNNPHGYGSGAGSAVVGDGHRGYNSDNFDSYRERSRYLGAARDQGFEPRGSYPGGRAYDNSSRYN is encoded by the exons ATGAGACGACAGGGACAATATGCAGACTCTGGTGGCAATGCATATGTATCTGCTCAGATGCAGCATATGCCTGCACAAAGGATGGAGATCAAGTCTGGTCAATTTCAAGGACAACTAGAAGCATTTACTCCCGAAAGGGATCAACCATATCGAACTCCAAAATCAGATGGCCAGTGGAGGTGGGAAAGAGATGGATCAAAAGTGTCAAACCAAATGACACCCAAAATGTTCAATGAAG GCCAAGGGACTGATGGATCAAGAACTTATTTCCAGGGCCAGAGGCCAGATCCCAACCTATCTTTAGAAAAACAAAATGCTGATCTCAGATCTCGACCCCATGATGAAAATATGGAAGTTGGCTATGAGCACAATCTTTTGCCACCAACTTTGGAAGGTCTTGAGAAGAAATTCCATGATGACATAATGAAGCTTGCTAAAGAACAGAACGATGCTGAAGATGCCAAAAATAGTAGACATAGAGAG AAAATAAATGCAATCAATGGGCAGTATCAGGAACAGCTAACAGCACTTCGAGCACGGCATGCCAATCGCAGAGATGAGTTCCTACGTAAGGAATCTCTTGTACGCCAACAACAATACCAGCAGGCAATGATGGACTATTATCCTCATAGCAACATGGCTCCAGCTGATAGCTTGCCAACCGGTAATAATCCTCATGGTTACGGTAGCGGTGCGGGTTCCGCTGTTGTTGGAGATGGACATCGAGGGTATAATTCTGATAACTTTGACTCCTACAGAGAGAGGTCTCGATATCTTGGGGCTGCTAGAGATCAGGGGTTTGAACCTAGAGGTTCATACCCGGGGGGGCGTGCCTATGACAACAGTTCACGTTATAACTGA